Proteins encoded together in one Labeo rohita strain BAU-BD-2019 unplaced genomic scaffold, IGBB_LRoh.1.0 scaffold_54, whole genome shotgun sequence window:
- the LOC127161083 gene encoding uncharacterized protein LOC127161083, with protein sequence MFDRFWFWFCLWHLFGVFAGSDAVKSVSVMEGDSVTLETGVTEIQTRDLITWTFGHPETHIAQIIKEDGIFSVSDGPDGRFRDRLKLDHQTGSLTITNTRTTHSGLYTLNIKSTKQTIYRFNVSVYAPHFSVPVFSRISSSSLYCSLLCSVFNVSHVTLSWYKGNSLLSSVSASDLSISLSLPLEVEYQDKNTYSCVINNPIRNQTQHLDISKLCNTCSDSFRGCDSTEAVIRLVVTALVGVAAVAAVVLFYDIRSRRAEQHS encoded by the exons ATGTTTGACAGATTTTGGTTCTGGTTCTGTTTGTGGCATCTATTTG GTGTGTTTGCTGGTTCAGATGCAGTGaagtcagtgtcagtgatggagggagattcagtcactctagaAACTGGTGTTACTGAAATACAGACACGTGACCTGATAACCTGGACATTTGGACATCCAGAGACTCACATAGCTCAAATCATTAAAGAGGATGGAATCTTCTCCGTATCTGATGGTCccgatgggagattcagagacagactgaagctggatcatcagactggatctctgaccatcacaaacaccagaaccacacacTCTGGACTTTATACACTAAACatcaaaagcacaaaacagaccATATACAGATTTAATGTTAGTGTCTATG CTCCACATTTTTCAGTTCCTGTCTTTAGCAGaatctcctcctcctctttatattgttcattgttgtgttcagtgtttaatgtgagtcatgtgactctctcctggtacaaaggaaacagtttattgtccagcgtCAGCgcgtctgatctcagcatcagtctctctctacctctggaggtggaatatcaggataaaaacacctacagctgtgtgatcaacaatcccatcagaaACCAGACTCAACATCTGGACATCAGCAAACTCTGTAACACATGTTCAG ACTCTTTCCGCGGTTGTGATTCTACGGAAGCTGTGATCCGATTGGTCGTCACTGCTTTGGTGGGCGTGGCTGCTGTAGCTGCTGTTGTTCTGTTTTATGACATCAGATCCAGGAGAGCTGAACAGCATTCTTGA
- the LOC127161081 gene encoding uncharacterized protein LOC127161081, protein MFDRLLFCLCLWRLAGVFADSDAVKSVSVMEGDSITLQTNTEIKTDDLLTWTSGLSKTLLAQIIKQDGQFFTYDIPDGKFRDRLKLDHQTGSLTITNTRTTDSGLYQVTISGRRQIRHRFNVTVHGVFADSDAVKSVSVMERDSVTLVSGLTEIQTKNGIMWTFGLSETRIAQIYTEAGIFSTFDVLDGKFRDRLKLDHQTGSLTITNTRTTDSGLYEVTISGTTDTTYRFNVTVSGVFVDSDAVKSVSVMEGDLVTLESGLTELQTKDGIMWTFGFLETRIAQINKDTGRFSTFNVLNGKFRDRLKLDHQTGSLTITNTRTTDSGLYQVTISGRRQITYRFNVTVSGVFADLDAVKSVSVMEGDSVTLESGLTELQTKDRIMWTFGLSETRIAQINKQAGRFSTYDGPDGRFRDRLKLDHQTGSLTITNTRTTHSGLYQITISSTTDTKYRFNVTVSGVFADSNAVKSVSVMEGDSVTLQTNTELQTEDLITWTFGLSETRIVQINKDTGRFSTYDVLDGRFRDRLKVDHQTGSLTITNTRTTHSGLYQVTISGTIDITYRFNVFVSDSICGCDSAEAVIRLVVSALVCLLIQMR, encoded by the exons ATGTTTGACAGATTgttgttctgtttgtgtttgtggcGTCTGGCTG gtgtgtttgctgATTCAGATGCAGTGAAGTCAGTGTCAGTAATGGAGGGAGATTCAATCACTCTACAGACTAACACTGAAATAAAGACAGATGATCTGTTAACATGGACATCTGGACTTTCAAAGACTCTTCTTGCTCAAATTATTAAACAGGATGGACAGTTCTTCACTTATGATATTCCTGATGGGAAAtttagagacagactgaagctggatcatcagactggatctctgaccatcacaaacaccagaaccacagactctggactttatcaAGTAACCATCAGCGGCAGGAGACAGATCAGACACAGATTCAATGTTACTGTCCATG gtgtgtttgctgATTCAGATGCAGTGaagtcagtgtcagtgatggagagagattcagtcactctagtATCTGGTCTTACTGAAATACAGACAAAAAATGGGATAATGTGGACATTTGGACTTTCAGAGACTCGCATAGCTCAAATCTATACAGAGGCTGGAATCTTCTCCACATTTGATGTTCTTGATGGGaaattcagagacagactgaagctggatcatcagactggatcactgaccatcacaaacaccagaaccacagactctggactttatgaAGTAACCATCAGCGGCACGACAGACACCACATACAGATTCAATGTTACGGTCTCTG gtgtgtttgttgATTCAGATGCCGTGaagtcagtgtcagtgatggagggagatttaGTCACTCTAGAATCTGGTCTTACTGAACTACAGACAAAAGATGGGATAATGTGGACATTTGGATTTTTAGAGACTCGTATAGCTCAAATCAATAAAGACACTGGAAGATTCTCCACATTTAATGTTCTTAATGGGaaattcagagacagactgaagctggatcatcagactggatcgctgaccatcacaaacaccagaaccacagactctgggcTTTATCAAGTAACCATCAGCGGCAGGAGACAGATCACATACAGATTCAATGTTACTGTCTCTG gtgtgtttgctgATTTAGATGCAGTGaagtcagtgtcagtgatggagggagattcagtcactctagaATCTGGTCTTACTGAACTACAGACAAAAGATCGGATAATGTGGACATTTGGTCTTTCAGAGACTCGCATAGCTCAAATTAATAAACAGGCTGGAAGATTCTCCACTTATGATGGtcctgatgggagattcagagacagactgaagctggatcatcagactggatcgctgaccatcacaaacaccagaaccacacacTCTGGACTTTATCAAATAACCATCAGCAGCACGACAGACACCAAATACAGATTCAATGTTACTGTCTCTG gtgtgtttgctgATTCAAATGCAGTGaagtcagtgtcagtgatggagggagattcagtcactctacaGACTAACACTGAACTACAGACAGAGGATCTGATAACGTGGACATTTGGTCTTTCAGAGACTCGCATTGTTCAAATCAATAAAGACACTGGAAGATTCTCCACATatgatgttcttgatgggagattcaggGACAGACTGAAGgtggatcatcagactggatctctgaccatcacaaacaccagaaccacacacTCTGGACTTTATCAAGTAACCATCAGCGGCACAATAGACATAACATACAGATTCAATGTTTTTGTCTCTG ACTCTATCTGCGGGTGTGATTCTGCTGAAGCTGTGATCCGATTGGTCGTCTCTGCTCTG gtgtgtttgctgATTCAGATGAGGTGA